The following coding sequences lie in one Apium graveolens cultivar Ventura chromosome 3, ASM990537v1, whole genome shotgun sequence genomic window:
- the LOC141713615 gene encoding transmembrane 9 superfamily member 11: MAFYEEIKIWVLFICLISQLGHGFYLPGSYPHKYVVGDPLSVKVNSITSVETEIPFSYYSLPFCKPEEGVKDSAENLGELLVGDRIENSPYRFKMNTNESEIFLCQTKPLSNEEFRLMKKRIDEMYQVNVILDNLPAIRYTKKEGFYLRWTGYPVGIKVQDKYYVFNHLKFTVLVHKYEETNVAGVMGTGDAAEMIPTVGNSGPGIPGYMVVGFEVIPCSIQHNAESVKKLKTYSKYPSAINCEPTTVAMSINENEPIAFSYEVSFVESDIKWPSRWDAYLKMEGAKVHWFSILNSLMVIIFLAGIVLVIFLRTVRRDLTRYEELDKEAQAQMNEELSGWKLVVADVFRAPSNPTLLCVMVGDGVQILGMAVVTILFAALGFMSPASRGTLLTGMLFFYMFLGIAAGYVAVRLWRTIFCGNQKGWVSVAWRVACFFPGIAFLILTTLNFLLWGSHSTGAIPFSLFIVLILLWFCISVPLTLVGGYFGAKAPHIEYPVRTNQIPREIPAQNYPSWLLVLGAGTLPFGTLFIELFFIMSSIWMGRVYYVFGFLFVVLILLVVVCAEVSLVLTYMHLCVEDYKWWWKSFFASGSVAIYIFLYSINYLVFDLKSLNGPVSATLYLGYSLFMVLAIMLATGTVGFLSSFWFVHYLFSSVKLD, encoded by the coding sequence ATGGCATTTTATGAAGAAATTAAGATCTGGGTATTGTTTATCTGTTTGATATCTCAATTGGGTCATGGCTTTTATCTTCCGGGTAGTTACCCTCATAAGTACGTTGTTGGTGATCCGTTATCGGTTAAGGTTAATTCGATTACTTCAGTTGAGACTGAGATTCCGTTTAGTTATTATAGTTTGCCTTTCTGTAAGCCGGAGGAAGGTGTTAAGGACAGTGCGGAGAATTTAGGTGAGCTGTTGGTTGGTGATAGGATTGAGAATTCTCCGTATAGGTTTAAGATGAATACGAATGAGTCGGAGATTTTTTTATGTCAGACTAAGCCTTTGTCGAATGAGGAGTTTAGGCTGATGAAGAAGAGGATTGATGAAATGTATCAGGTTAATGTGATTCTTGATAATTTGCCTGCTATTAGGTATACTAAGAAAGAGGGTTTTTACTTGAGGTGGACTGGGTATCCGGTTGGGATCAAGGTTCAAGATAAGTATTATGTTTTTAATCATTTGAAGTTTACGGTTCTTGTTCACAAGTATGAGGAAACCAATGTGGCTGGTGTTATGGGTACTGGTGATGCTGCTGAAATGATCCCTACTGTTGGAAACTCTGGGCCAGGGATTCCGGGTTACATGGTTGTCGGATTCGAAGTGATTCCTTGCAGTATCCAGCACAATGCCGAGTCAGTGAAGAAGTTGAAAACCTACAGTAAATACCCATCCGCAATCAATTGTGAACCTACTACTGTGGCAATGTCTATTAATGAGAATGAGCCAATAGCTTTTAGCTATGAGGTCTCATTCGTAGAGAGTGATATCAAATGGCCATCTAGATGGGACGCTTATCTGAAGATGGAAGGGGCAAAAGTCCATTGGTTTTCCATTCTTAACTCCCTTATGGTAATCATATTCTTGGCTGGAATTGTccttgtgattttcttgagaacTGTAAGGAGGGATCTAACTCGTTATGAGGAGCTTGACAAAGAAGCTCAAGCCCAAATGAATGAAGAGCTGTCAGGTTGGAAACTTGTTGTGGCAGATGTTTTCCGAGCTCCAAGCAACCCTACATTGTTGTGTGTTATGGTAGGAGATGGAGTTCAGATTCTTGGAATGGCAGTCGTGACAATTTTGTTTGCAGCCCTTGGATTTATGTCCCCTGCTTCTCGAGGAACACTGCTCACAGGTATGCTATTCTTTTACATGTTTCTTGGAATTGCAGCTGGTTATGTGGCTGTCCGCTTGTGGAGGACAATCTTCTGTGGAAACCAAAAAGGGTGGGTTTCTGTCGCTTGGCGGGTTGCATGTTTCTTCCCTGGTATTGCCTTTCTAATTCTGACCACTCTAAATTTCCTACTGTGGGGTAGTCATAGCACAGGAGCCATTCCCTTTTCTCTGTTTATAGTTCTCATTTTGCTCTGGTTCTGCATCTCCGTTCCCCTTACCTTAGTTGGGGGTTATTTCGGGGCAAAGGCACCTCATATTGAATACCCAGTTCGGACCAACCAGATTCCCAGAGAAATTCCTGCTCAAAATTATCCATCTTGGCTTTTAGTTCTTGGGGCTGGCACCCTCCCATTTGGCACACTTTTCATTGAACTTTTCTTCATCATGTCCAGTATCTGGATGGGCCGAGTATATTACGTTTTTGGATTCCTTTTTGTTGTTTTGATCCTTCTTGTGGTGGTTTGTGCCGAAGTGTCACTTGTTCTGACGTACATGCACCTTTGCGTGGAGGACTACAAATGGTGGTGGAAGTCATTCTTTGCTTCTGGTTCTGTTGCAATCTATATCTTCTTGTACTCCATCAACTATCTTGTTTTTGATCTCAAGAGTTTGAATGGACCTGTCTCGGCAACTCTTTACTTGGGTTACTCTCTCTTCATGGTTCTAGCAATCATGCTGGCAACTGGCACAGTTGGGTTTCTTTCTTCATTCTGGTTTGTCCATTACTTATTTTCATCCGTGAAGCTAGATTGA